A stretch of the Uranotaenia lowii strain MFRU-FL chromosome 3, ASM2978415v1, whole genome shotgun sequence genome encodes the following:
- the LOC129753948 gene encoding uncharacterized protein LOC129753948, with translation MHNQHLPCHLSPAPHTTYQPRHTSPMPHATPPTPPTTQAIHHPHHLPSTILATHHFYLPPTPFTTHATYHPRHTPPLSPTTHATYPHHTPPTTNATHNLPPTPPTTHATYHPRHLPPTRPATHQLLPTPHHPPSNRPICIEKTRLFQSYFGPEKGRLLS, from the coding sequence ATGCATAACCAGCACCTACCTTGTCACCTATCACCCGCGCCACACACCACCTACCAACCACGCCACACATCACCCATGCCACACGCCACGCCACCCACGCCACCTACCACCCAAGCCATCCATCACCCACACCACCTGCCATCCACCATCCTCGCCACACACCACTTCTACCTTCCACCCACGCCATTCACCACCCAcgccacctaccacccacgccacACACCACCCTTGTCACCTACAACCCACGCCACCTACCCACATCACACACCACCTACCACCAACGCCACACACAACCTCCCACCCACGCCACCCACCACGCAcgccacctaccacccacgaCACCTACCACCCACGAGACCTGCCACACACCAATTACTACCAACGCCTCACCACCCACCATCCAATCGACCAATTTGTATTGAAAAGACAAGACtctttcaaagttattttggccctgaaaagggccgtttgttGAGTTGA